The Cytobacillus oceanisediminis genomic interval TTTTAATAAAGTATAACTACTATTGTAGGCAAAAAGCGCTGTGGGAAGGGATACCTCTCCACAGCATAAAATACTTAACTTTTATAATCTAAAGGAGGATTTTTCAAATGGCAAAAGCTAAATTTGACCGTTCAAAACCCCATGTTAACATCGGTACTATCGGACACGTTGACCATGGTAAAACTACTTTAACTGCAGCTATCACAACAGTTCTTTCTAAGAAGGGCGGCGGTGAAGCACGCGGATACGATCAAATCGACGCGGCTCCTGAAGAGCGCGAGCGTGGAATCACAATTTCAACTGCACACGTTGAGTATGAAACTGAAAGCCGTCACTATGCACACGTTGACTGCCCAGGTCACGCTGACTATGTTAAGAACATGATCACTGGTGCTGCTCAAATGGACGGCGGAATCCTAGTTGTTTCTGCTGCTGACGGCCCAATGCCACAAACTCGTGAGCACATCCTGCTTTCTCGTCAGGTTGGTGTTCCATTCCTTGTTGTATTCATGAACAAGTGTGACATGGTTGACGACGAAGAGCTTCTTGAGCTAGTTGAAATGGAAGTTCGCGATCTTCTTTCTGAGTATGAATTCCCTGGCGATGATATCCCAGTTGTTAAAGGTTCTGCTCTTAAAGCTCTTGAAGGAGAGCCTGAGTGGGAAGCGAAAATCGAAGAGCTTATGGCTGCTGTTGATGAGTACATCCCAACTCCAACTCGTGACACTGACAAGCCATTTATGATGCCTGTTGAGGACGTATTCTCAATCACTGGCCGTGGTACTGTTGCTACAGGACGTGTTGAGCGTGGACAAGTTAAAGTCGGTGACGTTATTGAAATCATCGGTCTTGCTGAAGAGCCAAAATCAACAACTGTAACTGGTGTAGAAATGTTCCGTAAGCTTCTTGACTATGCTGAAGCTGGAGACAACATTGGTGCCCTTCTTCGTGGTGTAGCACGTGAAGATATCCAACGTGGACAAGTACTTGCTAAGCCAGGTTCAATCACTCCACACACTAAGTTCAAAGCTGAAGTATACGTTCTTTCAAAAGAAGAAGGCGGACGTCACACTCCATTCTTCACA includes:
- the tuf gene encoding elongation factor Tu, which produces MAKAKFDRSKPHVNIGTIGHVDHGKTTLTAAITTVLSKKGGGEARGYDQIDAAPEERERGITISTAHVEYETESRHYAHVDCPGHADYVKNMITGAAQMDGGILVVSAADGPMPQTREHILLSRQVGVPFLVVFMNKCDMVDDEELLELVEMEVRDLLSEYEFPGDDIPVVKGSALKALEGEPEWEAKIEELMAAVDEYIPTPTRDTDKPFMMPVEDVFSITGRGTVATGRVERGQVKVGDVIEIIGLAEEPKSTTVTGVEMFRKLLDYAEAGDNIGALLRGVAREDIQRGQVLAKPGSITPHTKFKAEVYVLSKEEGGRHTPFFTNYRPQFYFRTTDVTGICNLPEGVEMVMPGDNIEMTVELIAPIAIEEGTKFSIREGGRTVGAGVVATIQE